In the Terriglobales bacterium genome, one interval contains:
- a CDS encoding alpha/beta fold hydrolase has product MLRRLTAILFLLSTALFAQLAAVPPPVQGDFVMKDIKFASGATLPELRIHYRTFGTLKKDARGRAANAVLILHGTSGSGENFLNENFAGFLFVPGGLLDPAKYYIVIPDGIGHGKSSKPSDGLRARFPRYNYDDMTTAHYRLLTEHLGVDHLRLVMGTSMGGMHTWVWGEKYPDFMDALLPLASLPVQIAGRNRAWRKMAIDAIRNDPGFQGGDYSTQPHSLKVAIDMLFLMSSNPVQRQKDAPTREQADKVVDDFVVARLKGTDANDIAYALDASYDYNPQPRLGTIRAPLLAINFADDLINPPELGILEREIKNVPQGRAVVIPYTDATRGHGTHTMPRVYQQYLADFLKRTAR; this is encoded by the coding sequence ATGCTCCGCCGCCTGACCGCCATCCTCTTCCTGCTCTCGACCGCATTGTTCGCGCAGCTCGCGGCCGTGCCGCCACCGGTGCAGGGCGACTTCGTGATGAAGGACATCAAGTTCGCGTCGGGTGCGACTCTGCCTGAGCTGCGCATCCACTACCGCACCTTCGGGACGCTGAAGAAGGACGCACGCGGCCGCGCGGCCAACGCTGTCCTCATCCTGCACGGCACCAGCGGCTCCGGCGAAAACTTCCTGAACGAGAACTTTGCCGGCTTCCTCTTCGTCCCCGGCGGGCTGCTCGACCCGGCGAAGTACTACATCGTGATCCCCGACGGCATCGGCCACGGCAAGTCCTCCAAGCCGAGCGACGGCCTGCGCGCCCGCTTCCCCCGCTACAACTACGACGACATGACCACCGCGCACTACCGCCTGCTCACCGAGCACCTGGGCGTGGACCATCTGCGGCTCGTGATGGGGACTTCGATGGGCGGCATGCACACCTGGGTGTGGGGCGAGAAGTATCCCGACTTCATGGACGCGCTTCTCCCGCTCGCTTCCCTGCCGGTGCAGATCGCGGGCCGCAACCGCGCGTGGCGCAAGATGGCCATCGACGCCATCCGCAACGATCCTGGCTTCCAGGGAGGCGACTACAGCACGCAGCCGCACAGCCTGAAGGTCGCCATCGACATGCTGTTCCTGATGAGCAGCAACCCGGTGCAGCGCCAGAAGGATGCGCCCACCCGCGAGCAGGCCGACAAGGTGGTGGATGATTTCGTCGTCGCGCGCCTGAAGGGCACCGACGCCAACGACATCGCCTACGCGCTCGACGCCTCGTACGACTACAACCCGCAGCCCAGGCTCGGGACCATCCGCGCGCCGCTGCTCGCCATCAATTTTGCCGACGACCTGATCAACCCGCCCGAGCTCGGCATCCTCGAGCGCGAGATCAAGAACGTCCCCCAGGGACGCGCCGTCGTGATCCCGTACACCGACGCGACCCGCGGGCACGGTACGCACACCATGCCTCGCGTGTACCAGCAGTACTTAGCTGATTTCCTGAAGCGGACGGCCAGGTAG
- a CDS encoding DinB family protein encodes MDALIQQLLTTWRVNNRVDLQLIAAIPAKGFAAVPLASRGRTVARQFVHLHKVRVGWMKYNGANVRGLPTFAPKAEPGKRELLRAFRASGKAVEQYLKERLNSGRRIKYFKGQPVRWLAYMIAHESHHRGSIMLALKQNGLKMPEKVALSAVWYNWYFGKD; translated from the coding sequence ATGGACGCCCTGATCCAGCAGTTGCTCACTACGTGGCGCGTCAACAACCGCGTCGACCTACAGTTGATCGCCGCCATCCCCGCGAAGGGCTTCGCCGCCGTGCCGCTCGCCTCCCGCGGACGCACCGTCGCCCGCCAGTTCGTCCACCTCCACAAGGTGCGGGTCGGCTGGATGAAGTACAACGGCGCCAACGTTCGCGGCCTCCCCACGTTCGCCCCGAAGGCCGAACCCGGCAAGCGCGAGCTGTTGCGCGCCTTCCGCGCCTCCGGCAAGGCGGTCGAGCAATACTTAAAGGAACGCTTGAACTCGGGCCGAAGGATCAAATACTTCAAAGGGCAGCCCGTGCGCTGGCTCGCCTACATGATCGCGCACGAGTCCCACCACCGCGGCTCCATCATGCTGGCGTTGAAGCAGAACGGTCTCAAGATGCCGGAGAAAGTCGCCCTCAGCGCCGTCTGGTACAACTGGTATTTCGGAAAGGACTAG
- a CDS encoding NADP-dependent isocitrate dehydrogenase — protein sequence MSSSYNGVPLPPDGARIDYAGGRFVIPENPIIPFIEGDGTGRDIWKASRRVFDAAVQKAYAGKRKVAWYEVFAGEKAFTRFKTWLPDDTVHAIRDLRVSIKGPLTTPVGGGIRSLNVTLRQTLDLYSCVRPVRYYQGVPSPVKHPERMNVVIFRENTEDVYAGVEWKQGTPDAKKLIDFLNNEMLKGTKKRIREDSGVGIKPISVTGTKRLVRMAIQYALANGRKSVTLMHKGNIQKFTEGAFREWGYEVATEEFRAQVITERESWIVGNKDKDAGLTVEQNAAMIEPGLELAAEDFRQQVYAEVKSVLDKIYASHGKGAWKKKLMINDRIADSIFQQVITRPEEYAVLATPNLNGDYISDACAAQVGGLGIAPGANIGDQHAIFEATHGTAPKYADKDVINPGSVILSGVMMFEFLGWTEAARMIEDAMERTIQQKKVTYDFERLMEGATKVKTSEFADYIIRNMETPKRTSSSSAAD from the coding sequence ATGTCTTCTTCCTATAACGGCGTCCCGCTGCCGCCGGACGGCGCGCGCATCGACTACGCGGGCGGACGCTTCGTCATACCGGAGAACCCCATCATCCCGTTCATCGAGGGCGACGGGACCGGGCGCGACATCTGGAAGGCGTCGCGACGCGTGTTCGATGCGGCGGTGCAAAAGGCCTACGCCGGCAAGCGCAAGGTCGCGTGGTATGAGGTGTTCGCGGGCGAGAAGGCGTTCACGCGATTCAAGACGTGGTTGCCGGACGATACGGTGCACGCCATCCGCGACCTGCGCGTCTCCATCAAGGGGCCGCTGACGACGCCGGTGGGCGGCGGCATCCGCTCGCTCAACGTCACGCTGCGGCAGACGCTTGATCTCTATTCCTGCGTGCGCCCGGTGCGCTACTACCAGGGCGTGCCGTCGCCGGTGAAGCATCCGGAGCGCATGAACGTGGTCATCTTCCGCGAGAACACCGAGGATGTGTACGCGGGCGTGGAGTGGAAGCAGGGCACGCCCGACGCAAAGAAGCTCATCGACTTCCTCAACAACGAGATGCTGAAGGGGACGAAGAAGCGGATCCGCGAGGATTCCGGCGTCGGCATCAAGCCGATCTCCGTGACGGGCACGAAACGCCTGGTGCGGATGGCCATCCAATACGCGCTGGCGAACGGACGCAAGAGCGTCACGCTGATGCACAAAGGCAACATCCAGAAGTTCACCGAGGGCGCCTTTCGCGAGTGGGGCTACGAGGTCGCGACCGAGGAGTTCCGCGCCCAAGTCATCACCGAGCGCGAGAGCTGGATCGTCGGCAACAAGGACAAGGACGCCGGGCTGACGGTCGAGCAGAACGCCGCCATGATCGAGCCCGGACTGGAACTGGCAGCGGAAGACTTCCGCCAGCAGGTGTATGCGGAAGTTAAGAGCGTGCTCGACAAGATCTATGCCAGCCACGGCAAGGGCGCGTGGAAGAAGAAGTTGATGATCAACGACCGCATCGCGGATTCGATCTTCCAACAGGTCATCACGCGGCCCGAGGAGTACGCGGTGCTGGCCACCCCCAACCTGAACGGCGATTACATCTCCGACGCGTGCGCGGCGCAGGTCGGCGGGCTGGGCATCGCTCCGGGAGCGAACATCGGCGACCAGCATGCGATCTTCGAGGCGACGCATGGCACGGCGCCGAAGTACGCGGACAAGGACGTCATCAATCCCGGTTCGGTGATCCTCTCGGGCGTGATGATGTTCGAGTTCCTCGGCTGGACCGAGGCGGCGCGGATGATCGAGGACGCGATGGAGCGGACCATCCAGCAGAAGAAGGTGACGTACGATTTCGAGCGCCTGATGGAAGGCGCGACCAAGGTGAAGACGAGTGAGTTTGCCGACTACATCATCCGGAACATGGAGACACCGAAGCGGACGAGCTCGAGCTCGGCGGCGGATTAA
- the mdh gene encoding malate dehydrogenase, translated as MRKKVTIVGSGNVGATAAHWIASKELADVVLIDIVEGVPQGKGLDLLEAMPIEKKDSHILGTNDYADTANSDIVVITAGIPRKPGMSRDDLLNTNYKIMQDVVGKVVANSPNCILIIVSNPLDAMAQAAYRISKFNRERVIGMAGVLDSARFRTFVAEELKVSVENVTAFVLGGHGDTMVPLVRYSTVAGIPLPELIAKDRLDALVQRTRDGGAEIVKYLKTGSAYYAPSAAVCEMVEAILKDKKKILPCAAYLEGEYGIKGLFVGVPCKLGAAGLEQIIQIKLTPEEQAALQKSADAVKELVAVIGA; from the coding sequence ATGCGCAAGAAAGTAACCATCGTAGGGAGCGGCAACGTCGGAGCGACGGCGGCGCATTGGATCGCGTCGAAGGAACTGGCCGACGTCGTGCTGATCGACATCGTGGAAGGCGTGCCGCAGGGCAAGGGACTCGACCTGCTGGAAGCGATGCCGATCGAGAAGAAGGACTCGCACATCCTCGGCACCAACGACTACGCCGATACGGCAAACTCCGACATCGTGGTCATCACGGCCGGCATCCCGCGCAAGCCGGGCATGAGCCGCGACGACCTGCTCAACACCAACTACAAGATCATGCAGGACGTGGTCGGCAAAGTGGTGGCGAACTCGCCGAACTGCATCCTTATCATCGTCTCGAATCCGCTGGACGCGATGGCGCAGGCCGCCTACCGCATCTCGAAGTTCAATCGCGAGCGCGTGATCGGCATGGCGGGCGTGCTCGACTCGGCGCGCTTCCGCACCTTCGTCGCCGAGGAACTGAAAGTGTCGGTGGAGAACGTGACCGCTTTCGTGCTCGGCGGCCACGGCGACACCATGGTGCCGCTCGTCCGCTACTCGACGGTCGCAGGCATCCCGCTGCCGGAGCTGATCGCCAAGGACCGCCTCGATGCCCTGGTGCAGCGCACGCGCGATGGCGGCGCCGAGATCGTGAAGTACCTGAAGACCGGCTCGGCCTATTACGCGCCCTCGGCTGCGGTGTGCGAGATGGTGGAAGCCATTCTGAAGGACAAGAAGAAGATCCTGCCGTGCGCGGCGTATCTCGAGGGCGAGTACGGGATCAAGGGCTTGTTCGTCGGCGTGCCGTGCAAGCTGGGGGCCGCGGGCCTGGAGCAGATCATCCAGATCAAGCTGACTCCGGAAGAGCAGGCCGCGCTGCAAAAGAGCGCGGACGCGGTGAAGGAACTCGTGGCGGTGATCGGGGCCTAG
- a CDS encoding zf-HC2 domain-containing protein encodes MVKIPVDCLQVFREISNYLEGDIAPEVRAKMEAHFKVCAHCTAVLDGSRNVVQLVGDGKAFDVPHGFSQRLYSKLDTHLGKK; translated from the coding sequence ATGGTGAAGATCCCGGTCGATTGCCTGCAGGTGTTCCGCGAGATCTCCAACTATCTCGAGGGCGACATCGCGCCCGAGGTCCGCGCGAAGATGGAAGCCCACTTCAAGGTGTGCGCGCATTGCACCGCGGTGCTCGACGGCTCCCGCAACGTCGTGCAGCTCGTCGGCGACGGCAAGGCTTTCGACGTGCCCCACGGCTTCAGCCAGCGCCTCTACTCCAAGCTCGACACCCACCTGGGCAAGAAATAA
- a CDS encoding sigma-70 family RNA polymerase sigma factor, with translation MTTAAKSHSEELALIARVLAGDNEAFYDLVRPHERTLYLTAWGILRSEADAEDAAQDAVLKAFLNLKQFRRESSFKTWLVQIVINEALARRRRANRRGEESLDAPADEDPAADYIPKDVADWREIPSETLARRELREALQAALLRLDEKYRSVLILRDVEGFNIEETAAILGISQANVKVRLLRARLQMRDQLAPGFDGAWTSGEPYRKVRSW, from the coding sequence TTGACCACCGCCGCCAAGTCGCACTCCGAAGAGCTGGCGCTCATCGCGCGCGTGCTCGCCGGCGACAACGAGGCCTTCTACGACCTCGTGCGGCCACACGAGCGCACGCTTTACCTCACCGCCTGGGGCATCCTGCGCAGCGAGGCCGACGCCGAAGACGCGGCCCAGGACGCCGTGCTCAAGGCTTTCCTCAACCTCAAGCAGTTCCGGCGCGAATCGAGCTTCAAGACCTGGCTGGTGCAGATCGTCATCAACGAGGCGCTCGCCCGCCGCCGTCGCGCCAACCGCCGCGGCGAGGAATCGCTCGACGCGCCCGCGGACGAAGACCCTGCCGCCGACTACATCCCAAAGGACGTAGCGGACTGGCGCGAGATCCCGAGCGAGACGCTCGCCCGGCGCGAGCTGCGCGAGGCGCTCCAGGCCGCGCTCCTGCGCCTCGACGAAAAGTACCGCAGCGTCCTCATCCTGCGCGATGTGGAGGGCTTCAACATCGAGGAGACGGCCGCCATCCTCGGCATTTCGCAAGCGAACGTGAAGGTCCGGCTGCTGCGCGCGCGGCTGCAGATGCGCGACCAGCTCGCGCCCGGCTTCGATGGCGCCTGGACCAGTGGTGAACCCTATCGGAAGGTGCGCTCATGGTGA
- a CDS encoding peptidylprolyl isomerase, with amino-acid sequence MARPAGTYATFDTTEGKIVCRLFEKEAPITVKNFTDLAEGKREWTHPVTRQKSKEKLYDGSIFHRVIPDFMIQGGDPAGTGYGGPGYQFQDETSGSPHKFDKPGKLAMANAGPNTNGSQFFITVAPTVWLTGKHTIFGEVVEGMEVVNKISRVKTAANDKPAKEVHINSVTIERS; translated from the coding sequence ATGGCACGTCCCGCCGGTACCTACGCCACGTTCGATACTACCGAAGGCAAGATCGTCTGCCGCCTGTTCGAGAAGGAAGCACCCATCACGGTGAAGAACTTCACCGACCTCGCCGAGGGCAAGCGCGAATGGACCCACCCGGTCACCCGCCAGAAGTCCAAGGAGAAGCTCTACGACGGCTCCATCTTCCACCGCGTCATCCCCGACTTCATGATCCAGGGCGGCGACCCCGCCGGCACCGGCTACGGCGGCCCGGGCTACCAGTTCCAGGACGAGACCTCCGGCTCGCCGCACAAGTTCGACAAGCCCGGCAAGCTCGCCATGGCCAACGCGGGCCCCAACACCAATGGCTCGCAGTTCTTCATCACCGTGGCCCCCACCGTGTGGCTCACCGGCAAGCACACCATCTTCGGCGAAGTGGTCGAGGGTATGGAGGTCGTGAACAAGATCTCGCGCGTGAAGACCGCGGCCAACGACAAGCCGGCCAAGGAAGTCCACATCAACTCGGTGACCATCGAGCGCTCGTGA
- a CDS encoding peptidylprolyl isomerase, which produces MLSIVSSFVLLLSALPMAAQSAPAKPTAVFHTTAGDLTCELFPDKAPKTVANFVGLAQGTKDWKDPKSGKTMHGVSLYSGTIFHRVIPNFMIQGGDPLGNGSGGVGYTFEDEFVEGLTFDRPGRLAMANSGPKTNGSQFFITEVPTPHLNFCKDPNGCVRPGMGVVPNGFGHTIFGQCDQASVDLVGKIARMPRDERPNSNRPFNPVKVTSITITGMPAAARPAAPKTKAKPKSATKPPKNP; this is translated from the coding sequence ATGCTTTCCATCGTGTCGTCGTTCGTCCTGCTGCTGTCCGCGCTGCCGATGGCGGCCCAGTCCGCGCCCGCGAAGCCCACCGCCGTGTTCCACACCACCGCCGGTGACCTGACCTGCGAACTCTTCCCTGACAAAGCGCCGAAGACCGTCGCCAACTTCGTAGGGCTCGCTCAGGGCACCAAGGACTGGAAGGATCCCAAGAGCGGCAAGACGATGCATGGTGTGTCGCTCTATAGCGGCACCATCTTCCACCGCGTGATCCCGAACTTCATGATCCAGGGCGGCGACCCGCTCGGCAACGGCTCCGGCGGCGTCGGCTACACCTTCGAGGACGAGTTCGTCGAAGGCCTGACCTTCGATCGCCCGGGCCGCCTGGCGATGGCCAACTCGGGTCCGAAGACCAACGGCTCCCAGTTCTTCATCACCGAGGTCCCGACGCCGCACCTGAACTTCTGCAAGGACCCGAACGGCTGCGTCCGGCCGGGCATGGGCGTCGTCCCCAACGGCTTCGGCCACACCATCTTCGGCCAGTGCGACCAGGCGTCGGTCGACCTGGTCGGCAAGATCGCGCGCATGCCCCGCGACGAGCGCCCGAACAGCAACCGGCCGTTCAATCCCGTGAAGGTCACCAGCATCACCATCACGGGCATGCCGGCGGCCGCACGGCCCGCCGCCCCGAAGACCAAGGCTAAGCCGAAGTCGGCCACCAAGCCGCCGAAGAATCCATAA
- a CDS encoding dipeptidase, with protein MRNLLLLSTAFLVTSLMAQTAPSKKKAADPAAVHTSAIVVDTHADTPQRFLDEGFDLATDTPISEGHIDFGKVKKGNLGAEFFSIWVEPDANKGHYAKRAFELIDSVLQQAQRHPGEMTMAYSAADIEKARRGPKKKLAALMGVEGGHAIENSLPILRDFYRLGVRYMTLTWSNTNDWADSSGDINDEKIQHHDGLTPFGKEVVREMNKLGMMVDISHVSDRTFYKAVLMSRAPVIASHSSARALTNHPRNMTDDMLRAVERNGGVVMVNFFPAFIDEEYRKAFTAQSKERNAAVEAAEKKWAAEHPGQQVPWWVSDRTGKEWAAKIPRPPLKSLIDHIDHIAKVAGVDHVGLGSDFDGVPCLPEGIDSAADLPKITAELMKRGYSPGDVKKILGGNLLRVFREVERISQQIKQEEASGFRRDPALDDKPQPEPKK; from the coding sequence ATGCGCAATCTTCTGCTGCTCTCTACCGCTTTCCTTGTCACTTCCCTGATGGCTCAGACCGCGCCCTCCAAGAAGAAGGCCGCCGACCCCGCCGCGGTCCACACTTCGGCCATCGTGGTGGACACGCACGCCGACACGCCGCAGCGCTTTCTCGATGAAGGCTTCGACCTGGCCACGGACACGCCCATCAGCGAGGGCCACATCGATTTCGGCAAGGTCAAGAAGGGCAACCTCGGCGCCGAGTTCTTCTCCATCTGGGTGGAGCCCGACGCGAACAAGGGCCACTACGCCAAGCGCGCGTTCGAACTCATTGACAGCGTGCTTCAGCAAGCCCAGAGGCACCCCGGCGAGATGACGATGGCGTACTCGGCCGCGGACATCGAAAAGGCGCGCCGTGGGCCGAAGAAGAAGTTGGCTGCCCTGATGGGCGTCGAGGGCGGGCACGCCATCGAGAACTCGCTGCCGATCCTGCGCGACTTCTATCGCCTCGGCGTCCGATACATGACGCTTACCTGGTCCAACACCAACGACTGGGCGGATTCCTCCGGCGACATCAACGACGAAAAGATCCAGCATCACGACGGCCTCACGCCCTTCGGCAAGGAGGTCGTGCGCGAGATGAACAAGCTCGGCATGATGGTCGACATCTCGCACGTCTCCGACCGGACCTTCTACAAGGCGGTGCTCATGAGCCGCGCGCCCGTGATCGCCTCGCACTCGTCGGCGCGCGCCCTCACCAACCACCCGCGCAACATGACCGACGACATGCTGCGCGCGGTCGAACGCAACGGCGGCGTCGTGATGGTCAACTTCTTCCCCGCTTTCATCGACGAGGAGTACCGCAAGGCCTTCACCGCGCAGTCCAAGGAGCGCAACGCCGCGGTCGAAGCCGCCGAGAAGAAGTGGGCGGCCGAGCATCCGGGCCAGCAGGTGCCGTGGTGGGTCTCCGACCGCACCGGCAAAGAGTGGGCGGCGAAGATCCCGCGGCCACCGCTCAAGTCGCTCATCGACCACATCGATCACATCGCCAAGGTCGCGGGCGTGGACCACGTCGGCCTTGGCTCCGACTTCGACGGCGTGCCGTGCCTGCCCGAGGGCATCGACAGCGCTGCCGACCTGCCGAAGATCACCGCCGAACTGATGAAGCGCGGCTACAGCCCAGGCGACGTGAAGAAGATCCTCGGCGGCAACCTGCTGCGCGTGTTCCGCGAAGTGGAGCGGATCTCGCAGCAGATCAAGCAGGAGGAGGCTTCCGGCTTCCGCCGCGATCCGGCCCTGGACGACAAGCCCCAGCCCGAGCCCAAGAAATAG
- the sdhB gene encoding succinate dehydrogenase iron-sulfur subunit yields MADKTIHIRIKRQPNPDVSAYWEDFLLPWKPNMNVISVMMEIALNPKTKDGKATTPVTYDSNCLEEVCGSCAMLINGKARMACSALIDQLDQPIKLEPLSKFPVVRDLAVDRSVLFENLKRVKAWIPIDGTYDLGPGPRQSEEQQGEEYPYSRCISCTCCMEVCPQFNQNTGFVGAATIGQVRLFNTNPTGAMQAPERLRALMGDGGIHECGYAQNCVEICPKDIPLTKAIADVGRSVMKQAFKDFFTT; encoded by the coding sequence ATGGCTGACAAGACGATCCACATCCGCATCAAGCGCCAGCCCAACCCAGACGTCTCCGCCTACTGGGAAGACTTCCTGCTTCCCTGGAAGCCGAACATGAACGTCATCTCCGTGATGATGGAGATCGCGCTCAATCCGAAGACGAAAGACGGCAAGGCGACCACGCCCGTCACCTACGACTCCAACTGCCTCGAGGAAGTCTGCGGCTCCTGCGCGATGCTCATCAACGGCAAGGCGCGCATGGCGTGCTCGGCGCTCATCGACCAACTCGACCAGCCCATCAAGCTGGAACCGCTCTCCAAGTTCCCCGTCGTGCGCGACCTCGCCGTCGACCGCAGCGTGCTGTTCGAGAACCTGAAGCGCGTCAAGGCGTGGATCCCGATCGACGGCACCTACGACCTCGGTCCGGGCCCGCGGCAGTCGGAGGAGCAGCAGGGCGAGGAATATCCCTACTCGCGCTGCATCTCGTGCACCTGCTGCATGGAGGTCTGTCCGCAGTTCAACCAGAACACCGGTTTCGTCGGCGCGGCCACCATCGGCCAGGTGCGGCTGTTCAACACCAACCCGACCGGCGCGATGCAGGCGCCGGAGCGCCTGCGCGCGCTGATGGGCGACGGCGGCATCCACGAGTGTGGCTACGCGCAGAACTGCGTGGAGATCTGCCCCAAAGACATCCCGCTGACCAAGGCCATCGCCGACGTCGGCCGCTCCGTCATGAAGCAGGCTTTCAAGGATTTCTTCACCACCTGA
- the sdhA gene encoding succinate dehydrogenase flavoprotein subunit: MATAPKVIVVGGGLAGLAAVIKIAEAGGHVDLFSIVPVKRSHSVCAQGGINAAKNLKGEGDSTWKHFDDTIYGGDFLANQPPVKEMCEAAPGIIDLLDRMGVPFNRTPEGLLDFRRFGGTLYHRTAFAGATTGQQLLYALDEQVRRHEAEGRVKKYEHWEFLSAVLDEEKICRGICAMDLRTMEVRTFPADAIIICTGGIGAIFGKSTNSVVCTGSAQSALYQQGCYYANGEFIQVHPTSIPGEDKLRLMSESARGEGGRVWVPKNPGDKREPLSIPTNERWYFLEEWYPKYGNLVPRDVATRAIHKVVYEHNLGVDGQPMVYLDLTHIDRAILDKKLEGILEIYEKFVGDDPREVPMKIFPGMHYTMGGLWVDFKQHTNIPGILSAGECEYQYHGANRLGANSLVSCIWGGFVSGPEAVKYAKGLKRKHDEVSSTVFEAEKRRQEEINGRLMSSDGAENPFRIWRELGEIMTKNVTVIRYNKNIRATDEKLVELLERFRHINLSDRTMWANTTVVFARQLYNMLQLSRVIAQGAAMRDESRGAHYKPDFPERDDKNWLKTTKASFAPDADEPKFEFEPVDISLLPPRPRRYDMAT; this comes from the coding sequence ATGGCCACTGCTCCGAAAGTCATCGTGGTGGGAGGCGGCCTGGCGGGACTGGCTGCCGTCATCAAGATCGCCGAGGCCGGCGGACACGTCGACCTTTTCTCCATCGTCCCCGTCAAGCGGTCGCACTCGGTGTGCGCGCAGGGCGGCATCAACGCCGCCAAGAACCTGAAGGGCGAGGGCGATTCCACCTGGAAGCACTTCGACGACACCATCTACGGCGGCGACTTCCTCGCCAACCAACCGCCGGTGAAGGAGATGTGCGAAGCCGCGCCCGGCATCATCGACCTGCTCGACCGCATGGGCGTCCCGTTCAACCGCACTCCCGAGGGGCTGCTCGACTTTCGCCGCTTTGGCGGCACGCTCTATCACCGCACCGCCTTCGCCGGCGCCACTACCGGCCAGCAACTGCTCTACGCGCTCGACGAGCAGGTGCGCCGTCACGAGGCCGAAGGCCGGGTGAAGAAGTACGAGCACTGGGAGTTCCTCTCCGCCGTGCTCGACGAAGAGAAGATCTGCCGCGGCATCTGCGCCATGGACCTGCGCACGATGGAGGTGCGCACCTTCCCCGCCGACGCCATCATCATCTGCACCGGCGGTATCGGCGCCATCTTCGGCAAGTCCACCAACTCGGTCGTGTGCACCGGCTCGGCGCAGTCCGCGCTCTACCAGCAGGGCTGCTACTACGCCAACGGCGAGTTCATCCAGGTGCACCCGACCTCGATCCCGGGCGAAGACAAGCTGCGCCTGATGTCGGAATCGGCCCGCGGCGAAGGCGGCCGCGTCTGGGTCCCGAAGAATCCCGGCGACAAGCGCGAGCCGCTCTCCATCCCGACGAACGAGCGCTGGTACTTCCTCGAGGAGTGGTATCCGAAGTACGGCAACCTGGTGCCGCGCGACGTCGCCACGCGCGCCATCCACAAGGTCGTCTACGAGCACAACCTCGGCGTCGACGGCCAGCCCATGGTCTACCTCGACCTCACGCACATCGACCGCGCCATCCTGGACAAGAAGCTGGAAGGCATCCTCGAGATCTACGAGAAGTTCGTGGGCGACGACCCGCGCGAAGTCCCCATGAAGATCTTCCCCGGCATGCACTACACCATGGGCGGGCTCTGGGTTGACTTCAAACAGCACACCAACATCCCGGGCATCCTCTCCGCCGGCGAATGCGAGTACCAGTACCACGGCGCCAATCGCCTGGGCGCGAACTCGCTCGTCTCCTGCATCTGGGGAGGCTTTGTCTCCGGGCCCGAGGCGGTGAAATACGCCAAGGGCCTGAAGAGGAAGCACGACGAGGTCTCGAGCACCGTCTTCGAGGCCGAGAAGAGGCGGCAGGAAGAGATCAATGGGCGGCTCATGTCGTCCGACGGCGCGGAGAACCCCTTCCGCATCTGGCGCGAGCTGGGTGAGATCATGACCAAGAACGTCACGGTCATCCGCTACAACAAGAACATCCGCGCGACCGACGAGAAGCTGGTTGAGCTGCTGGAGCGCTTCCGCCACATCAACCTGAGCGACCGCACGATGTGGGCCAACACCACGGTGGTCTTCGCGCGCCAGCTCTACAACATGCTGCAGCTCTCGCGCGTGATCGCGCAGGGGGCCGCGATGCGCGACGAATCCCGCGGCGCGCACTACAAGCCCGATTTCCCCGAGCGCGACGACAAGAACTGGCTCAAGACGACCAAGGCGTCCTTCGCGCCCGACGCCGATGAGCCCAAGTTCGAGTTCGAGCCGGTAGATATTTCGCTCCTCCCGCCGCGTCCACGGCGGTATGACATGGCGACATGA